The genomic window GTCTCCGGGCTGGGCCAGCGGGCCGGCGGCGCCGGGATAGAGCTTCGAGGGACGCAGGTTCACGTAGTGGTCCAGCGCGAAGCGCAGCTTCAGCAACAGACCGCGCTCGATGTTGGCGTCCTTCAGCCGCGGGTCGCCCGGCACTCCCCCGACGGCCCCGAGAAGGATCGCGTCGTGCTCCGCGATGGCGGCGAGGTCCTCGTCGGTGAGGGTGTCGCCGGTCTCGAGGTACCGGGCAGCCCCCAGCGAGAAGCGGGTCGACTCGAACGTCACCTCGGAGCCGGTGGTCGCCGCGGCGAGCACCTTCTCGGCCTCGGCGATGACCTCCGGCCCGATGCCGTCACCGGGGATGACGGCCAGCTTCACGACGCGCGACATGACACTCCTTCACGTGGGCCGCGCCGCAGGTCAGTCGGCGACGTGCTCGGGGGCGGCGCGGGATGCTCCCAGGGTAGTGGCCGCGATCACTGCGGCGACGACGACGAGGCCGGCGCCGATGAGGGCCGTGACGCCCACGCCCGCGTCGAATGCGTGGGCGGCGCTGGAGTGGAGGGCCTCGGCGACCGCGGGATCCAGCCCGGTTCCGGCGGTCACGGCCCCCGCCAGGGTCTCGCGGGCCGCGTCGGCCGCCGCAGCGGGCAGCCCCTCGGGAACCACGATTCCGCTGCGGTACATCGCGGTCAGGATGCCGCCAAGAACGGCGGTGCCCAGCACCGCACCGAGCTCGTACGCGGTCTCGGAGACCGCGCTCGCGGCCCCCGCCTTCGCCGGCGGGACGCTCGCGAGGATGAGGTCGTTCGAGACCGTCTCGGCCGCTCCGATTCCGATTCCGAGCATCACGAACGCGAGGATCAGCGGCAGCAGGGCGTCGGGGTCGGCGGTGAGGGCGACGGTGACGTAGCCCGCCACCGAGAACAGCAGCGCGACGCTCACCACGATGCGCGGGTCGACGCGGCGGGCGACGGGTACGACCAGCAGCCCGGCGGCGATCATGGCGGCCATGCCGGGCACCAGGGCGAGACCGGCATCCATCGGCGACAGCCCCACGATGAGCTGCAGATGCTGCGAGATGAAGAAGAGGAAGCCGACGAGGGCGACCACGCTCAGCAGGTTGACCACCAGTGCCCCGCTGAATGTGCCGCGGGAGAACAGGCGCATATCGAGCATCGGCGAGGCCGAACGCAGCTGCCGGCGCACGAACAGCGCGCCGGATCCGACACCGGCGAGCAGCAGCACGAGCGGCAGGGGTCCGGGGCCGTGCACCGCGAACTCCTTGATCGCGTAGACGATCGGCACCATCGTCGTCAGCGACAGCAGGATGCTGAGCGGGTCGATGCGTCCGGGGTGGGGGTCGCGGCTCTCGGGCACCAGCAGCGGGGCCAGGACGAGCAACGGGACGAGCACCGGCACCGACATGAGGAAGACCGATCCCCACGGGAAGTGCTCCAGCAGCAGGCCGCCCACGATGGGGCCGAGCGCCGCGCCGGCGGAGAACATCGACGCCCAGACGGCGATCGCGAACCGTCGCTGGTTGCGATCGGTGAAGATGCTGCGCAGCAGCGAGAGCGTCGACGGCATGAGCATGGCGCCGAAGACACCCATGGCCGCGCGCGCCGCGATGAGAAGGACCGCGGTCGGCGCGAAGGCCGCGGCGACCGACACCGCGGCGAATCCGGTGGCGCCGATCAGCAGCATCCGTCGGCGCCCGAAGCGGTCGCCGAGGGTTCCCATCGTCACCAAGAGGCCGGCGAGGACCAGCGGATAGGCG from Microbacterium sp. zg-Y625 includes these protein-coding regions:
- a CDS encoding MFS transporter; translation: MTLTEEIRLADSQGERVGWRGWTALVVLMLPVLLVSVDNTVLSFALPDIARDLAPTSAEQLWIIDAYPLVLAGLLVTMGTLGDRFGRRRMLLIGATGFAAVSVAAAFAPTAVLLIAARAAMGVFGAMLMPSTLSLLRSIFTDRNQRRFAIAVWASMFSAGAALGPIVGGLLLEHFPWGSVFLMSVPVLVPLLVLAPLLVPESRDPHPGRIDPLSILLSLTTMVPIVYAIKEFAVHGPGPLPLVLLLAGVGSGALFVRRQLRSASPMLDMRLFSRGTFSGALVVNLLSVVALVGFLFFISQHLQLIVGLSPMDAGLALVPGMAAMIAAGLLVVPVARRVDPRIVVSVALLFSVAGYVTVALTADPDALLPLILAFVMLGIGIGAAETVSNDLILASVPPAKAGAASAVSETAYELGAVLGTAVLGGILTAMYRSGIVVPEGLPAAAADAARETLAGAVTAGTGLDPAVAEALHSSAAHAFDAGVGVTALIGAGLVVVAAVIAATTLGASRAAPEHVAD